The proteins below come from a single Afipia sp. P52-10 genomic window:
- a CDS encoding short-chain fatty acyl-CoA regulator family protein: protein MATQSTRSVFMGPRLRRIRRDLGLTQADMAADLDISGSYVALLERNQRPVTADMLLRLARTYKIDIADLAGDGGADHTARMQAVLKDPMFADIDMPSLEVSDVATSYPGITEAFLRLYTAYREEQLALADRGGKGTGGAHFGDIDANDPVAEVRRFLAARRNNFPQLDDAAERLVQVASGQSGFIERLKIRHNLTVRHLPPEVMLGSTRRLDRHRRQLLLDDSLDTASLNFQLAQQLAYLEMEDEIRAAVEAGHFATESGELLARRALAGYAAAALIMPYSAFAKAAEARHYDLEALARQFGTSFEQTAHRITTLQRPGQEKVPFFLIRVDPAGNVSKLLDGAGFPFARHGGACPLWSVHRVFSTPRQIVTQWLELPDGQRFFSIARTVTAGGGAFGAARVDRAIAVGCAAEHASRLIYTRGGAGPDASTPTPIGVACRVCHRPHCAARSALPIGRELLPDDFRRLSVPFGFSDS, encoded by the coding sequence ATGGCCACGCAAAGCACCCGTTCCGTCTTCATGGGGCCGCGCCTGCGGCGGATCCGGCGCGACCTCGGTCTGACCCAGGCCGATATGGCGGCGGACCTAGACATTTCCGGTTCCTATGTGGCGCTGCTCGAGCGGAACCAGCGGCCGGTGACGGCGGACATGCTGCTGCGCCTCGCCCGCACCTACAAGATCGACATCGCCGACCTCGCCGGCGACGGCGGCGCCGATCACACCGCGCGGATGCAGGCGGTGTTAAAGGACCCGATGTTCGCCGACATCGACATGCCGTCGCTAGAGGTTAGCGACGTGGCGACGAGCTATCCGGGCATCACTGAAGCGTTCCTGCGCCTCTACACCGCCTATCGCGAGGAGCAGCTTGCGCTGGCCGACCGCGGCGGCAAGGGAACCGGCGGCGCCCATTTCGGTGACATCGATGCCAACGACCCGGTCGCCGAAGTCCGCCGTTTCCTGGCCGCGCGGCGCAACAATTTTCCGCAACTCGACGACGCCGCGGAGCGTCTGGTGCAGGTGGCCAGTGGCCAGAGCGGCTTCATCGAACGGCTGAAAATCCGCCACAACCTCACCGTTCGTCATCTGCCGCCGGAGGTGATGCTCGGCTCCACCAGACGGCTTGACCGGCATCGCCGCCAGCTCCTGCTCGACGACTCGCTCGACACCGCAAGCCTGAACTTCCAGCTCGCGCAGCAACTCGCCTATCTCGAAATGGAGGACGAGATTCGTGCCGCCGTCGAAGCCGGCCACTTCGCCACCGAGAGCGGCGAGTTGCTCGCCCGTCGCGCGCTGGCGGGTTACGCCGCCGCAGCGCTAATCATGCCCTACTCCGCCTTTGCCAAGGCCGCCGAAGCCCGCCACTACGATCTTGAGGCCCTGGCGCGCCAGTTCGGCACCAGCTTCGAACAGACCGCGCATCGCATCACCACATTGCAACGGCCCGGCCAGGAGAAGGTGCCGTTCTTCCTGATCCGCGTGGATCCGGCCGGCAACGTCTCGAAGCTGCTCGACGGCGCAGGCTTTCCGTTCGCCCGCCATGGCGGCGCGTGTCCGTTGTGGTCGGTTCATCGGGTCTTCTCGACGCCGCGCCAGATCGTCACCCAATGGCTCGAGCTGCCGGACGGCCAGCGCTTCTTTTCGATCGCCCGCACGGTGACGGCCGGCGGCGGCGCGTTCGGAGCCGCGCGGGTGGATCGCGCCATCGCGGTCGGCTGCGCAGCGGAGCACGCAAGCCGCCTGATCTACACCCGCGGCGGGGCCGGACCGGACGCTAGTACACCGACGCCGATCGGCGTCGCTTGCCGGGTCTGCCATCGGCCGCATTGCGCCGCACGATCGGCGCTACCGATCGGCCGCGAACTGCTGCCCGACGATTTCCGCAGGCTCAGCGTTCCGTTCGGCTTCTCGGATAGCTAA